The genomic stretch AAATTTTGGCCAGTCTTTCGGACTTTTAACCACAGGCCTCTATGTTCCTGTTGCCATGGTGCTACCTTATATATTTAGTTTTTATCTCATATTAGGGTTACTGGAGGATTTAGGATATCTTCCTCGCTTGGCGGTTTTAGCAGATAATTTTATGCATCATTTGGGCCTGCATGGATATGCGATAATTCCTTTTATTCTAGGTTTAGGTTGTAAAGTTCCCGGTCTCTTAGCCACTCGGCTTTTAGAGGAAAGACGCGAAAAATTTATCGCTGCTACTTTAATGGCAATCGGCGTCCCTTGTATGGCGCAAATTGCCATGATTGTGGGATTAGTGGGGCAAAGAGGAGGAAAGTATGTAGCAATCATATTTTTTGTTCTTTTTCTCCTCTTAATAATTAAGGGCCTGGTTTTAAATAGAGTTTTAAAAGGAGTAAGCCCTGAGATATTAATTGAAATTCCTCCTTATCGAACACCTCAGATTCAAGCGGTGATTAAGAAACTTTGGATGCGTTTATCCGGTTTTTTAAAGGAAGCGTTGCCTTTGGTGCTTTTAGGTGTGTTTTTTGTGAATATACTTTATACCTTAAAGATTATAGATTTCTTTGCTTATATTTTTACTCCGGTTTTAACCGGCTTATGGGGACTTCCCAAAGAGGCTACCTCTGCTTTAATAGTTGGTTTTTTAAGAAAAGATGTTGCTGTAGGTATGCTTGGGCCGCTTAATCTGACTACTAAGCAATTAGTAGTTGGCTCTACGATATTAGCGGTTTACTTTCCCTGCATTGCTACTTATATAGTTTTAATCGGGGAATTGGGGATAAAAGATACGCTTAAAAGCACATCTATTATGATTGTGGTTGCGTTACTAATCGGAACATTACTTAATTTGATTCTTTAATTATACCAGCAGACAAAATGTTAAATCAGAATTTAAAAGAAAAAGTCTTAAAAGCCCAGAGGAACGAGATTACCGATCATATTGTGTATAGAAGGCTTTCTTCTATTGTAAAAATCAGAGAACATTCGGAAATCTTGAGAAAGATATCCCAAGAGGAGCTTGAGCATTACGGGATTTTTAAGGATATAACTAATCAAGAGCCAGCTCCTGACCGCTTGAAAATATTCTTTTACGTGTTTATTTCTAAAGTCTTTGGTTTAAACTTCGGCTTGAGGCTTATGGAAAAAGGGGAAGACCTCGCTAAAGATACTTACGAAGCAATAAAAGAATTATCTCCTAAAATTGAAGAGATAATCCGGGATGAGAGTAGACATGAAAACGAACTCTTAGATTTAATCGATGAGGAGCGTTTAAAATACGTAAGCTCTATGGTGTTGGGTTTAAATGACGCGTTGGTAGAATTAACCGGCGCCTTGGCAGGGTTTACTCTGGCAATACAAAACACAAGGCTTATCGGCATGGTAGGGTTGATTACTGGGATTGCGGCCTCTATGTCTATGGCAGCTTCAGAGTATTTATCCACCAAGCAGGAAGAAACGGAAAAAAGCCCTTTAAAAGCAAGCATATATACCGGTTTTGCCTACGTAGGAACGGTTATACTTTTAATTTTTCCCTATCTTATATTTAAGAATATATTTATCTGCTTAGGTTTTGTATTATCTAATTCCCTCTTGGTAATCCTCATTTTTACTTTTTATATATCGGTTGCTAAAGGATTGAATTTTAGAAAAAGATTTTTCGAAATGGCGGGTTTAAGTTTAAGCATAGCTATAATCAATTTCTTTATTGGGTTAATCATCAAAAATGTTTTTGGAATAGAGGCCTAAAAGGAACAGAAAATATTTCAGC from Candidatus Omnitrophota bacterium encodes the following:
- a CDS encoding VIT1/CCC1 transporter family protein, translating into MLNQNLKEKVLKAQRNEITDHIVYRRLSSIVKIREHSEILRKISQEELEHYGIFKDITNQEPAPDRLKIFFYVFISKVFGLNFGLRLMEKGEDLAKDTYEAIKELSPKIEEIIRDESRHENELLDLIDEERLKYVSSMVLGLNDALVELTGALAGFTLAIQNTRLIGMVGLITGIAASMSMAASEYLSTKQEETEKSPLKASIYTGFAYVGTVILLIFPYLIFKNIFICLGFVLSNSLLVILIFTFYISVAKGLNFRKRFFEMAGLSLSIAIINFFIGLIIKNVFGIEA
- a CDS encoding ferrous iron transporter B codes for the protein MKIEKILLVGNPNVGKSAIFSRLTGAKVIISNYPGTTVEFTQGKMKLGDEAVMIIDVPGTYTLEPTCKAEDVACRMVKEGGLVINIIDATNLERNLYLTLQLLEKGMPFMVALNMWDDTKHRGIYIDIKKLEEQLGVPVIPTCGLTGEGIKGLIDRLPETKARDSSASSDSQKWEKIGKIVEEVQKLTHRHHTLLERLEDLSIKPLTGLPIALGIIYCAFWVVRFVGENLIGHIFEPLFTKLWLPLLMKLSAFLLEGSFLHHILIGNLIEGKINFGQSFGLLTTGLYVPVAMVLPYIFSFYLILGLLEDLGYLPRLAVLADNFMHHLGLHGYAIIPFILGLGCKVPGLLATRLLEERREKFIAATLMAIGVPCMAQIAMIVGLVGQRGGKYVAIIFFVLFLLLIIKGLVLNRVLKGVSPEILIEIPPYRTPQIQAVIKKLWMRLSGFLKEALPLVLLGVFFVNILYTLKIIDFFAYIFTPVLTGLWGLPKEATSALIVGFLRKDVAVGMLGPLNLTTKQLVVGSTILAVYFPCIATYIVLIGELGIKDTLKSTSIMIVVALLIGTLLNLIL